From a single Brassica oleracea var. oleracea cultivar TO1000 chromosome C5, BOL, whole genome shotgun sequence genomic region:
- the LOC106343509 gene encoding putative pentatricopeptide repeat-containing protein At3g11460, which produces MATGRSLVRRVASTPWNARLRELASQSLFSESITLYRSMLRSGSSPDAFSYPFTLKSCAALSLPVSGQQLHCHVIREGCVAEPFVLTALISMYCKCGLVEGARKLFDENTQSHQLGVCYNALISGYTANAKVADATCLFRTMKERCVSVDSVTMLGLVPVCTVPDYIWFGMSLHGECVRLGIDSELAVLNSFITMYMKCGSVESGRRLFDGVPVKGLITWNAVISGYAQNGLAYDVLELYEEMKSYGVRPDPVTLVSVLSSCAHLGAQRIGQEVEKLVEANGFVSNVFVSNALISMYARCGNLAKARGVFDVMPVRSLVSWTAMIGCYGMHGMAETGLKLFDDMIRNGIRPDKTVFVMVLSTCSHSGLTNKGLELFDAMKREYKLEPGPEHYACVVDLLGRAGRIDEACEFIESMPIEPDGAVWGALLGACKIHKNVDMAEVAFAKVIELEPMNIGYYVLMSNIYTDSNNQEGIWRIRVMMRERGFKKEPGYSYVEHKGRVHLFLAGDRSHEQTEEVYRMLDELETSVMEIEGNTDCDRCGEVSSSTREHSERLAVAFAILKTSPGAEILVIKNLRVCEDCHVFIKMVSKIVDRRFVVRDASRFHYFEDGLCSCKDYW; this is translated from the coding sequence ATGGCAACCGGAAGAAGCCTTGTGCGGCGAGTGGCTTCGACGCCATGGAACGCGCGTCTTCGAGAGCTCGCTTCCCAATCACTGTTCTCCGAATCGATCACTCTCTATCGATCCATGCTCCGCTCAGGCTCCTCTCCAGACGCATTCTCTTACCCTTTCACTCTCAAGTCATGCGCCGCGCTTTCGCTCCCTGTCTCCGGCCAGCAGCTCCATTGCCACGTCATCAGAGAAGGCTGCGTCGCTGAGCCCTTCGTGCTCACCGCTCTCATCTCTATGTACTGTAAATGCGGTTTAGTAGAGGGCGCACGCAAACTGTTCGACGAAAATACTCAGTCGCATCAGCTCGGAGTTTGTTACAACGCTTTGATATCTGGATACACGGCGAATGCCAAGGTAGCTGATGCCACGTGTCTGTTTCGGACAATGAAGGAGAGATGTGTTTCGGTTGATTCAGTTACGATGCTGGGGCTTGTCCCTGTCTGCACGGTTCCTGATTACATCTGGTTTGGGATGTCTCTTCACGGAGAATGCGTTAGATTAGGTATAGATTCTGAGTTAGCTGTTTTGAATAGCTTTATTACAATGTACATGAAATGCGGATCGGTTGAGTCTGGTAGGAGGTTGTTTGATGGAGTTCCCGTGAAGGGTTTGATTACATGGAACGCTGTGATCTCTGGGTATGCGCAGAACGGATTGGCTTACGATGTTTTGGAGCTTTACGAGGAGATGAAATCTTACGGTGTTCGTCCTGATCCTGTCACGTTGGTTAGTGTTCTGTCGTCTTGCGCTCATCTTGGAGCTCAGAGGATTGGCCAGGAGGTGGAGAAGCTAGTTGAGGCAAATGGGTTTGTGTCTAATGTGTTTGTTAGCAATGCGTTGATTAGTATGTATGCTAGATGCGGTAACTTGGCGAAGGCGCGGGGTGTTTTCGACGTGATGCCTGTGAGAAGCTTGGTTTCGTGGACGGCTATGATAGGTTGCTATGGGATGCATGGAATGGCAGAGACTGGGCTTAAGCTTTTCGATGATATGATCAGGAATGGGATAAGACCCGACAAGACAGTCTTTGTGATGGTTTTGTCTACATGCAGCCACTCAGGTTTAACAAATAAAGGTTTGGAGTTGTTTGATGCGATGAAGAGAGAGTATAAGCTGGAGCCTGGTCCTGAACACTACGCCTGCGTAGTGGATCTACTCGGAAGAGCTGGTCGCATAGATGAGGCCTGTGAGTTTATAGAATCAATGCCTATTGAACCGGATGGTGCTGTTTGGGGCGCTCTGTTGGGTGCCTGTAAAATCCACAAGAATGTGGACATGGCAGAGGTAGCTTTTGCAAAGGTGATTGAGTTGGAACCGATGAACATTGGCTACTATGTTTTGATGTCGAACATATATACAGACTCGAATAATCAAGAAGGAATCTGGAGAATACGGGTAATGATGAGAGAGAGAGGATTCAAGAAAGAGCCCGGGTATAGTTACGTGGAGCACAAGGGAAGAGTTCACTTGTTTTTGGCTGGGGATAGAAGTCATGAGCAAACAGAGGAAGTCTATAGGATGCTGGATGAGCTAGAAACTTCCGTGATGGAGATCGAGGGAAACACAGACTGTGATAGATGCGGAGAGGTTTCTAGCAGTACGCGTGAGCACAGCGAGAGGTTAGCAGTAGCGTTTGCGATCCTCAAGACTAGTCCAGGGGCAGAGATTCTTGTGATAAAGAACCTGAGGGTTTGTGAAGATTGTCATGTGTTCATCAAGATGGTTAGCAAGATTGTAGATCGTAGGTTTGTTGTAAGAGATGCATCAAGGTTCCACTATTTCGAAGATGGGCTCTGCTCGTGCAAGGATTACTGGTGA
- the LOC106294769 gene encoding transcription factor GAMYB isoform X2 has translation MSYTAESDDDGMHSPAGDSIGGYGCKSRGKGSVLKKGPWTSTEDGILINYVRKHGEGNWNAVQKYTSLARCGKSCRLRWANHLRPNLKKGAFSQEEERLIVQMHAKMGNKWAQMAEHLPGRTDNEIKNYWNTRIKRRHRAGLPLYPPELHVEDLQLSEEYTTSNVTRVNRRRHQDILQLGNSKADVLFDDLNFATNLLPGASDVLDMFTCNMLGTGASSSPYESYMPPILPSPKQLRESGSLFPLCSSNIKQEFHSPEPFQNPRSCSISPCDVGHHSPYGNQRPSDVMISDSHAFMDGMLPTSKPLFGAVKLELPSFQYSETSGFDQWKTTTPSPPHSDPLDSVDAYIQSPPPLEIEDESNCFSSCDTGLLDMLLPNAKIKTSAKRSLALPEIPIPTQLSAGETSAGNVVKTEELDQVWEPKRVDITRPDVLLGSSWLDQQGCFGIVRDSSNMSDALALLLGGEDIENSYVTVGSSSSGQAQQGVGSCTWTNMPPVWSL, from the exons ATGAGTTACACGGCTGAGAGTGATGATGATGGTATGCACTCACCAGCTGGTGATAGTATTGGTGGTTATGGATGCAAGAGCCGAGGGAAAGGAAGTGTCCTGAAGAAAGGACCGTGGACTTCGACTGAAGACGGGATTTTGATTAATTATGTGAGGAAGCATGGAGAGGGTAACTGGAACGCTGTGCAGAAATACACGAGCCTGGCTCGTTGCGGGAAAAGCTGTCGTCTCAGGTGGGCTAATCATCTTAGGCCGAACTTGAAGAAAGGAGCGTTTAGCCAAGAAGAGGAACGTCTCATTGTTCAAATGCATGCCAAGATGGGGAATAAATGGGCACAGATGGCTGAACAT TTGCCTGGTCGAACAGATAATGAGATAAAGAATTATTGGAACACTCGTATCAAGAGGCGCCACCGAGCAGGCTTACCGCTTTACCCTCCTGAACTCCACGTTGAAGATCTGCAGTTGAGTGAGGAGTATACCACGAGCAATGTCACCAGGGTAAATAGAAGAAGACATCAAGATATCTTGCAGTTGGGGAATTCCAAGGCAGATGTCTTGTTTGACGATCTTAATTTTGCTACCAACTTGTTACCTGGAGCTTCTGACGTATTAGATATGTTCACATGCAACATGCTAGGAACTGGTGCGAGTAGTTCCCCGTACGAAAGCTACATGCCACCAATACTGCCTTCCCCAAAGCAGCTCCGAGAATCTGGATCTCTGTTTCCCTTGTGCAGCAGTAACATAAAGCAAGAGTTCCACTCTCCAGAACCTTTTCAGAATCCAAGATCTTGCAGTATCTCGCCTTGTGATGTTGGTCATCATTCTCCTTACGGAAACCAACGTCCATCTGATGTGATGATTTCAGATAGCCATGCCTTTATGGATGGCATGCTTCCTACTTCTAAGCCCTTGTTTGGGGCAGTGAAGCTGGAGCTCCCTTCATTCCAATATTCAGAAACTAGTGGGTTTGATCAGTGGAAGACGACCACACCGTCACCTCCACACTCAGATCCTCTTGACTCTGTTGATGCTTATATTCAGTCTCCGCCGCCATTGGAGATTGAAGACGAGTCAAACTGTTTCTCGTCATGCGACACTGGCCTACTAGATATGTTACTTCCCAATGCCAAGATCAAAACTAGTGCAAAGCGTAGTTTGGCTCTCCCCGAGATTCCAATTCCCACGCAACTTAGTGCAGGTGAAACTTCAGCAG GGAACGTTGTGAAGACAGAAGAGTTGGATCAGGTTTGGGAACCAAAGAGAGTTGATATAACACGGCCCGATGTTTTACTTGGATCGAGCTGGCTAGACCAACAAGGCTGTTTCGGGATTGTTAGAGACTCCAGCAACATGAGTGATGCGCTTGCGCTTCTTCTCGGTGGTGAAGACATTGAAAACAGTTACGTGACTGTTGGGTCATCATCATCAGGTCAAGCACAACAAGGAGTTGGGTCTTGCACATGGACTAATATGCCTCCTGTTTGGTCCTTGTAA
- the LOC106294769 gene encoding transcription factor GAMYB isoform X1: MSYTAESDDDGMHSPAGDSIGGYGCKSRGKGSVLKKGPWTSTEDGILINYVRKHGEGNWNAVQKYTSLARCGKSCRLRWANHLRPNLKKGAFSQEEERLIVQMHAKMGNKWAQMAEHLPGRTDNEIKNYWNTRIKRRHRAGLPLYPPELHVEDLQLSEEYTTSNVTRVNRRRHQDILQLGNSKADVLFDDLNFATNLLPGASDVLDMFTCNMLGTGASSSPYESYMPPILPSPKQLRESGSLFPLCSSNIKQEFHSPEPFQNPRSCSISPCDVGHHSPYGNQRPSDVMISDSHAFMDGMLPTSKPLFGAVKLELPSFQYSETSGFDQWKTTTPSPPHSDPLDSVDAYIQSPPPLEIEDESNCFSSCDTGLLDMLLPNAKIKTSAKRSLALPEIPIPTQLSAGETSADSAGNVVKTEELDQVWEPKRVDITRPDVLLGSSWLDQQGCFGIVRDSSNMSDALALLLGGEDIENSYVTVGSSSSGQAQQGVGSCTWTNMPPVWSL, encoded by the exons ATGAGTTACACGGCTGAGAGTGATGATGATGGTATGCACTCACCAGCTGGTGATAGTATTGGTGGTTATGGATGCAAGAGCCGAGGGAAAGGAAGTGTCCTGAAGAAAGGACCGTGGACTTCGACTGAAGACGGGATTTTGATTAATTATGTGAGGAAGCATGGAGAGGGTAACTGGAACGCTGTGCAGAAATACACGAGCCTGGCTCGTTGCGGGAAAAGCTGTCGTCTCAGGTGGGCTAATCATCTTAGGCCGAACTTGAAGAAAGGAGCGTTTAGCCAAGAAGAGGAACGTCTCATTGTTCAAATGCATGCCAAGATGGGGAATAAATGGGCACAGATGGCTGAACAT TTGCCTGGTCGAACAGATAATGAGATAAAGAATTATTGGAACACTCGTATCAAGAGGCGCCACCGAGCAGGCTTACCGCTTTACCCTCCTGAACTCCACGTTGAAGATCTGCAGTTGAGTGAGGAGTATACCACGAGCAATGTCACCAGGGTAAATAGAAGAAGACATCAAGATATCTTGCAGTTGGGGAATTCCAAGGCAGATGTCTTGTTTGACGATCTTAATTTTGCTACCAACTTGTTACCTGGAGCTTCTGACGTATTAGATATGTTCACATGCAACATGCTAGGAACTGGTGCGAGTAGTTCCCCGTACGAAAGCTACATGCCACCAATACTGCCTTCCCCAAAGCAGCTCCGAGAATCTGGATCTCTGTTTCCCTTGTGCAGCAGTAACATAAAGCAAGAGTTCCACTCTCCAGAACCTTTTCAGAATCCAAGATCTTGCAGTATCTCGCCTTGTGATGTTGGTCATCATTCTCCTTACGGAAACCAACGTCCATCTGATGTGATGATTTCAGATAGCCATGCCTTTATGGATGGCATGCTTCCTACTTCTAAGCCCTTGTTTGGGGCAGTGAAGCTGGAGCTCCCTTCATTCCAATATTCAGAAACTAGTGGGTTTGATCAGTGGAAGACGACCACACCGTCACCTCCACACTCAGATCCTCTTGACTCTGTTGATGCTTATATTCAGTCTCCGCCGCCATTGGAGATTGAAGACGAGTCAAACTGTTTCTCGTCATGCGACACTGGCCTACTAGATATGTTACTTCCCAATGCCAAGATCAAAACTAGTGCAAAGCGTAGTTTGGCTCTCCCCGAGATTCCAATTCCCACGCAACTTAGTGCAGGTGAAACTTCAGCAG ATTCTGCAGGGAACGTTGTGAAGACAGAAGAGTTGGATCAGGTTTGGGAACCAAAGAGAGTTGATATAACACGGCCCGATGTTTTACTTGGATCGAGCTGGCTAGACCAACAAGGCTGTTTCGGGATTGTTAGAGACTCCAGCAACATGAGTGATGCGCTTGCGCTTCTTCTCGGTGGTGAAGACATTGAAAACAGTTACGTGACTGTTGGGTCATCATCATCAGGTCAAGCACAACAAGGAGTTGGGTCTTGCACATGGACTAATATGCCTCCTGTTTGGTCCTTGTAA
- the LOC106293100 gene encoding glycerol-3-phosphate acyltransferase 5 codes for MEQARTSSDSVVSEFEGTILKNQDPFSYFMLVAFEASGLIRFAVLLFLWPVITLLNVFTYKNAALKLMIFVSTAGLREPEIESVARAVLPKFYMDDVSMDAWKVFSSCKKKVVVTRMPRVMVEMFAKEHLIADEVIGSELIVNRFGFVTGLIRETDIDQSVLNRVADLFVDGRPRIGLARPGKTISTTFLSLCEEHIHAPIPESYHHHTQQLELRPLPVIFHDGRLVKRPTPATALLILIWIPFGIILAALRIFLGSILPLWATPYVSKIFGGQIIVKGKPPQAPALGNSGVLFVCTHRTLMDPVVLSYVLGRSIPAVTYSISRLSEILSPIPTVRLTRIRDVDAAKIKQQLSKGDLVVCPEGTTCREPFLLRFSALFAELTDRIVPVAMNYRVGFFHATTARGWKGLDPIFFFMNPRPVYEVTFLNQLPVEATCSSGKSPHDVANYVQRILAATLGFECTNFTRKDKYRVLAGNDGTVSYLSFLDQLKKVVSTFEPFLH; via the exons ATGGAGCAAGCAAGAACGAGTTCGGATTCTGTGGTGTCAGAATTTGAAGGGACAATACTAAAGAACCAAGATCCATTCTCTTACTTCATGCTAGTTGCCTTCGAAGCATCTGGTCTTATTCGTTTCGCCGTCTTGCTATTTCTCTGGCCCGTAATCACACTCCTTAACGTTTTCACCTACAAAAACGCCGCGCTCAAGCTCATGATCTTTGTATCCACGGCTGGTTTACGCGAACCGGAGATTGAATCCGTGGCTAGAGCCGTCTTGCCAAAGTTTTACATGGATGACGTAAGCATGGACGCATGGAAGGTTTTCAGCTCGTGCAAGAAGAAAGTCGTGGTGACGAGAATGCCTCGAGTTATGGTGGAGATGTTTGCAAAGGAGCATCTTATAGCCGATGAGGTCATTGGTTCAGAGCTGATCGTGAACCGGTTTGGTTTTGTCACCGGTTTGATACGTGAAACTGATATTGATCAATCTGTTTTGAACCGTGTCGCTGATTTGTTTGTCGATGGAAGGCCTCGTATAGGTCTTGCAAGACCGGGCAAGACGATTTCTACAACTTTCTTATCGTTATGTGAG GAGCATATTCATGCACCAATTCCGGAGAGCTACCACCACCACACCCAACAACTTGAGCTGCGGCCACTTCCGGTGATCTTTCACGACGGACGCCTTGTGAAGCGGCCGACTCCAGCCACCGCCCTCCTCATCCTCATTTGGATCCCATTCGGAATCATTCTCGCCGCCCTCCGGATCTTTCTTGGATCCATCCTCCCATTGTGGGCAACACCGTACGTCTCTAAGATATTCGGCGGCCAGATCATCGTCAAAGGCAAGCCTCCTCAGGCACCAGCGCTCGGAAACTCCGGCGTTCTCTTCGTGTGCACACACAGAACCCTAATGGACCCGGTGGTATTATCCTATGTGCTCGGACGCAGCATACCAGCTGTTACCTACTCTATCTCACGCTTATCCGAGATCTTATCTCCCATCCCAACCGTCCGGTTAACAAGAATCCGAGACGTAGACGCTGCTAAGATCAAGCAGCAGTTGTCTAAAGGCGATCTAGTTGTTTGTCCCGAGGGAACCACTTGTCGCGAACCGTTCTTGCTAAGGTTTAGCGCGCTTTTCGCTGAGTTAACGGATAGAATTGTTCCGGTTGCTATGAACTATAGAGTTGGATTCTTCCACGCGACCACGGCGAGAGGCTGGAAAGGTTTAGACCCGATTTTCTTCTTTATGAACCCGAGACCGGTTTACGAGGTTACGTTCTTGAACCAGCTTCCGGTGGAGGCTACGTGTTCGTCAGGGAAGAGTCCGCATGACGTGGCGAACTATGTTCAGAGAATCTTGGCGGCTACGTTAGGGTTCGAGTGCACTAACTTCACGAGGAAGGATAAGTATAGGGTTCTTGCGGGAAACGATGGAACGGTGTCATATTTATCGTTTCTTGACCAGTTGAAGAAGGTGGTGAGCACTTTCGAGCCGTTTCTCCACTGA
- the LOC106343511 gene encoding 4'-phosphopantetheinyl transferase gsp isoform X1 — translation MRISVMSQMHRSFSIDLPSLIPLQLPSRRETHLWYVIPDEVKSTSLLKRYSQLLSPIEKDGVDQMRGDELKKNALLARTLVRTTIARYQTNKEVDPRSLMFKKNVYGKPEVDWQNCNNQPLHFNISHTDSLIACGVTVHVPVGIDVEDKERKIKHDVLAFAKRFYSADEVNVLATILDPEVQRKEFIKLWTLKEAYVKALGKGFSAAPFNTFTIQSMPGTEGAYNLCKTSEVTADPPEETKKCNGGWKFALFDLADSHYAAVCTEDDQANEGAPTKIIVRKTIPFVEDQLISERIFL, via the exons ATGAGAATCAGTGTCATGTCTCAAATGCACCGAAGCTTCTCGATCGATTTGCCTTCACTGATCCCTCTGCAACTTCCATCTCGTAG GGAGACTCACCTATGGTATGTTATACCAGATGAAGTGAAAAGCACATCTCTTTTGAAACGCTACTCACAACTTCTCTCGCCAATTGAGAAAGATGGAGTTGATCAGATGCGTGGCGATGAGCTCAAGAAGAATGCTTTGCTTGCCCGCACCTTGGTTCGAACCACCATTGCTAGAT ATCAGACAAACAAGGAGGTCGATCCTCGATCCTTGATGTTCAAGAAGAACGTGTATGGGAAGCCTGAG GTAGATTGGCAGAACTGCAATAACCAGCCATTGCATTTCAACATCTCCCACACAGACTCTTTAATTGCCTGTGGGGTGACAGTACATGTTCCC GTTGGTATTGATGTTGAAGACAAGGAAAGGAAGATAAAACATGATGTCTTAGCATTCGCAAAAAGATTTTACTCTGCTGATGAAGTGAACGTTTTGGCAACTATACTGGATCCAGAAGTTCAGAGAAAGGAATTTATTAAGCTATGGACTCTTAAG GAGGCATATGTGAAAGCATTAGGAAAAGGCTTCTCCGCTGCACCTTTTAATACCTTCACAATCCAGTCTATGCCTGGAACAGAGGGAGCCTACAACCTTTGCAAG ACATCTGAAGTGACAGCCGATCCACCGGAGGAGACAAAGAAATGCAACGGAGGATGGAAGTTTGCCCTTTTTGATTTGGCTGATTCTCATTATGCTGCAGTCTGTACTGAAGATGATCAAGCTAACGAAG GAGCTCCTACGAAGATCATTGTTCGGAAAACCATCCCCTTTGTAGAAGACCAACTTATTTCTGAAAGAATATTTCTGTAG
- the LOC106343511 gene encoding 4'-phosphopantetheinyl transferase gsp isoform X2: MELIRCVAMSSRRMLCLPAPWFEPPLLDTNKEVDPRSLMFKKNVYGKPEVDWQNCNNQPLHFNISHTDSLIACGVTVHVPVGIDVEDKERKIKHDVLAFAKRFYSADEVNVLATILDPEVQRKEFIKLWTLKEAYVKALGKGFSAAPFNTFTIQSMPGTEGAYNLCKTSEVTADPPEETKKCNGGWKFALFDLADSHYAAVCTEDDQANEGAPTKIIVRKTIPFVEDQLISERIFL; this comes from the exons ATGGAGTTGATCAGATGCGTGGCGATGAGCTCAAGAAGAATGCTTTGCTTGCCCGCACCTTGGTTCGAACCACCATTGCTAGAT ACAAACAAGGAGGTCGATCCTCGATCCTTGATGTTCAAGAAGAACGTGTATGGGAAGCCTGAG GTAGATTGGCAGAACTGCAATAACCAGCCATTGCATTTCAACATCTCCCACACAGACTCTTTAATTGCCTGTGGGGTGACAGTACATGTTCCC GTTGGTATTGATGTTGAAGACAAGGAAAGGAAGATAAAACATGATGTCTTAGCATTCGCAAAAAGATTTTACTCTGCTGATGAAGTGAACGTTTTGGCAACTATACTGGATCCAGAAGTTCAGAGAAAGGAATTTATTAAGCTATGGACTCTTAAG GAGGCATATGTGAAAGCATTAGGAAAAGGCTTCTCCGCTGCACCTTTTAATACCTTCACAATCCAGTCTATGCCTGGAACAGAGGGAGCCTACAACCTTTGCAAG ACATCTGAAGTGACAGCCGATCCACCGGAGGAGACAAAGAAATGCAACGGAGGATGGAAGTTTGCCCTTTTTGATTTGGCTGATTCTCATTATGCTGCAGTCTGTACTGAAGATGATCAAGCTAACGAAG GAGCTCCTACGAAGATCATTGTTCGGAAAACCATCCCCTTTGTAGAAGACCAACTTATTTCTGAAAGAATATTTCTGTAG
- the LOC106294768 gene encoding dnaJ homolog subfamily C member 2 — translation MPSLRSDSSIKLITYSEELVDGKPLYASSNSLPVKALNREPAGHAFHSAALKLHGCAEEPTDSEGDDKKAGGDDKEKEYVPSFNSYSNKGKKKSGTQQQDHYALLGLSNLRYLATEDQIRKSYREAALKHHPDKLASLLLTEETEEAKEAKKEEIESRFKAIQEAYEVLMDPLKRRIFDSTDEFDDEVPTDCAPQDFFKVFGPAFKRNARWSVNQRIPDLGDENTKLKEVDRFYNFWYAFKSWREFPDEEEHDLEQADSREERRWMEKENARATAKARKEEHARIRTLVDNAYRKDPRIVKRKEEEKAEKQQKKDAKLMAKKKQEEEAAIAAAEEKRRKEEEEKRAVESAQQQKKAKEKEKKLIRKERNRLRTLSAPVVAQRLLDISEEDIENLCMTLNIEQLQSLCDKMGNKEGLELAKVIRDGCSDSSRDQEANSKEKESEKTNGGGAERVSVLESTQKKQPWSKEEIDMLRKGMIKYPKGTSRRWEVISEYIGTGRSVEEILKATKTVLLQKPDSSKAFDSFLEKRKPTATIASPLSTREELGESLPATAKVKPPVKETVVVGQSSESNGEASGSSVETDGWSAVQERALVQALKTFPKETSQRWERVAAAVPGKTVIQCKKKFAELKEIIRSKKTAV, via the coding sequence ATGCCGAGCCTTAGAAGCGACTCTTCCATTAAGCTGATCACATACTCTGAGGAGCTTGTTGATGGAAAACCGCTGTACGCTTCTTCAAATTCCCTTCCCGTGAAGGCCTTAAACCGCGAGCCTGCGGGCCACGCCTTCCACTCCGCGGCTCTCAAACTCCACGGCTGCGCAGAGGAGCCCACAGACAGCGAAGGCGATGACAAGAAAGCCGGAGGAGACGATAAAGAGAAGGAGTACGTTCCTTCCTTCAACTCGTATTCAAACAAAGGAAAGAAGAAGTCCGGCACGCAGCAGCAAGACCACTACGCCTTGCTGGGGCTGAGCAACTTGAGGTACCTCGCAACAGAGGATCAGATCAGGAAAAGCTACCGCGAAGCCGCCTTGAAGCACCATCCTGACAAGCTCGCTTCTCTCCTTTTAACAGAGGAGACTGAAGAAGCCAAGGAGGCTAAAAAAGAGGAGATAGAGTCTCGCTTCAAGGCGATCCAAGAGGCTTACGAGGTGCTGATGGATCCGTTAAAGAGGAGAATCTTCGACTCTACCGATGAGTTCGACGACGAGGTCCCCACGGACTGCGCGCCACAGGACTTTTTCAAGGTGTTCGGTCCAGCTTTCAAGAGGAACGCTAGGTGGTCTGTGAACCAGCGTATACCTGATCTTGGAGACGAGAACACGAAGCTCAAGGAGGTTGACAGGTTCTACAACTTCTGGTACGCTTTCAAGAGTTGGAGGGAGTTTCCTGATGAAGAGGAACATGATCTTGAACAAGCGGATTCGCGCGAGGAAAGGAGGTGGATGGAGAAGGAGAACGCTAGAGCAACGGCCAAGGCTAGGAAGGAGGAGCACGCTAGGATCAGGACTCTTGTCGACAACGCGTATAGGAAAGATCCGAGGATTGTGAAGAGAAAAGAAGAGGAGAAGGCTGAGAAGCAGCAGAAGAAGGACGCGAAGCTTATGGCTAAGAAGAAGCAGGAGGAGGAAGCTGCTATCGCCGCTGCGGAAGAGAAGAGGAGGAAAGAGGAAGAGGAGAAGCGAGCGGTGGAGTCTGCACAGCAGCAGAAGAAGGCTAAGGAGAAGGAGAAGAAGCTCATACGCAAAGAGCGTAACCGTCTCAGGACTCTCTCAGCTCCTGTGGTGGCTCAGCGTCTGCTTGACATCTCAGAGGAAGATATAGAGAATCTTTGCATGACGCTTAACATCGAGCAGCTGCAGAGTCTTTGCGATAAGATGGGAAACAAAGAAGGGCTAGAGTTGGCTAAGGTGATCAGAGACGGGTGCAGCGACAGTAGTAGAGACCAAGAAGCCAACTCTAAAGAGAAAGAAAGCGAGAAAACCAACGGTGGCGGTGCAGAGAGAGTCTCTGTGTTGGAGAGCACTCAGAAGAAACAACCATGGAGCAAGGAAGAGATTGATATGCTGAGAAAAGGAATGATAAAATATCCAAAGGGGACGTCTCGGAGATGGGAAGTTATATCAGAGTACATCGGTACAGGAAGATCAGTTGAGGAGATTCTTAAAGCAACTAAGACCGTTCTTCTCCAAAAACCAGATTCCTCCAAAGCGTTTGACTCGTTCCTCGAGAAGAGGAAACCCACTGCTACAATCGCTTCCCCTCTCTCCACAAGAGAGGAGCTGGGAGAGTCTCTACCGGCAACAGCAAAGGTGAAACCACCTGTTAAAGAGACTGTTGTTGTTGGTCAAAGCTCGGAGAGCAATGGTGAAGCAAGTGGAAGTTCAGTAGAGACAGATGGTTGGTCTGCTGTGCAAGAAAGAGCTTTGGTTCAGGCTTTGAAGACATTCCCCAAAGAGACAAGCCAAAGATGGGAGAGAGTAGCTGCAGCTGTTCCTGGGAAGACTGTGATTCAGTGCAAGAAGAAGTTTGCAGAGCTTAAGGAAATCATCAGAAGCAAGAAAACTGCAGTCTAA